A segment of the Pseudomonadota bacterium genome:
AGCCGGGGTCGCGCATCTTCTGCTCTTCCTGGGGGTTCGAGATGAACCCGACCTCTACCAGTACCGAAGGCATATACGTCTGTCTCGTGACCGCAAACGATCGGAACACATAGGCGCGGTGTGCCTCGCGCTGCGCATCGGCGACCGGCGCAACGAGCGCGCGGGCGAGATCGGCGCTCCAGGGCTGGTAGTAGTAGACGAAGACGCCGCAGGCCACGCGCGCGTCCTCGACGCGTGGACGGGCGTTGTGATGGATGCTGACGAAGACGTGTCCCTGCTCGGCGCATCCTACCTCCACGCGATGGGAGAGCTCATCGGCGCGTGCCGGGGCCGTGTCGCGATCGACGTCGCGCGTCATCACCACCCGCGCGCCGCGCTTGCGAAGGGCCTCGCGCGCCTGAAGCGCGACCGCGAGGTTGATCTCCTTCTCGACGAGCCCCCCCACGCCCACGGCCCCGCTGTCACTTCCGCCGTGCCCCGGATCGAGCACCACCGTCACGCCCTGGAGCGATGGCGCGCCCGTGCCCTCGCCCGCGGGCACGTCAGGCGGACGAGCCAGCGTGATCCGGAAGTCGCAGGGCCCGACATGACGGAAGTCATGGCCACTCGGATCGCCCGGCAGATTCGGGGAGACAGCGGAGGCGACACGATACCCCCAGGCCCCCTTGCGCGCAAGGGGGAAG
Coding sequences within it:
- a CDS encoding N-acetylmuramoyl-L-alanine amidase — translated: MLAVVAVVAALAVATGMASGRPAVAHPVVKGQVVGVVRVVRDRAVFRVGPTTDHDRRTPLEKGALLSICGRSGAWLVADLGAGDRGWVEERDVEWMPPQTQADVVLRNVLVRPTACETRVDIETSAQGSFDVIEELDPPALVVRLHRTTSMIHEIAQYCDDLIVGPATVRQVEPARVELRFPLARKGAWGYRVASAVSPNLPGDPSGHDFRHVGPCDFRITLARPPDVPAGEGTGAPSLQGVTVVLDPGHGGSDSGAVGVGGLVEKEINLAVALQAREALRKRGARVVMTRDVDRDTAPARADELSHRVEVGCAEQGHVFVSIHHNARPRVEDARVACGVFVYYYQPWSADLARALVAPVADAQREAHRAYVFRSFAVTRQTYMPSVLVEVGFISNPQEEQKMRDPGYAPRIGEAIASGIERWFTERGRRP